From Erigeron canadensis isolate Cc75 chromosome 5, C_canadensis_v1, whole genome shotgun sequence:
ATGTATACTTGATAATGCCTCGTGCTGGTATTTTAGGCCTACATTTCATTGATCATTACTGATATGCATAGCAAGTTATGATTTACAAAGTTAGTTACTTAGTTGAGAAGTTCATAAAATTGTAAACAGTTGATAAATCATGGGATATCAGAAACTATTGATGCAATGAAGGAGGTTACAAAAGAGTTTTTCAAGCTGCCATTAGAGGAAAAGATAAAATATGCACAAATTTCAAGTAGTATCGAAGGTTACGGTCAAGCATTTGTTGTATCTCAAGAACAAAAACTTGATTGGGGTGACATGCTCTTCCTCTTACCCTTGCCAGTTCCTCAAAGGAACATGAGATTTTGGCCCCAAAATCCCAATTCATTTAGgtaaattttacttttttttcgtTCTAAAATGATCAAATTTAGGATAAGTCAAACAGATGATCTATTCATGTACTTCTGCAATTTCTCAAATTGCTTTGGCTTCATTTGCATTTATGTGTTGATTAGGACAACCTTGGATGAGTACTCCAGCAAATTATATGGCCTTTCGATAAAACTATTTGAGCTAATATCTATAAACCTTGGAATTAAAGCCGAAGAAATTATCAAAGTGTATGAGAAATGCACACAAGGCATCCGAATGAACTACTACCCCCCATGTCCTGAAGCACACAAGGTTGTAGGGTTAGCACCACACTCGGATGCAACTGGGCTAACCCTCTTGGTTCAAGTCAATGAAGTTCAAGGGTTGCAAATTAAAAAGAACTCCAAATGGGTTCCTATCAAACCTATTCTTGGATCAATTATCGTCAACATAGGCGACGTCATGGAGGTAATTTACCAGCTTATAAAAGTAGCCTTTAAGGCTTTAACCATATAAATAACTTGGTTTAAACAAACTAAActaactagaggtggcaaatgaGTGTGCTAAAATATTACATGTTAAGGAACTATTGACCTGATCAACCCATATATATTTAAgctaatcattttttattttagtcacTTAAATTTACCCACTTATAAGTAGATAGAGTTGAAATTGCGGCATTTAGAAGTCTGTTTATATAAACCTTTTTTGGCTACTAATCGAGTTGTGTCTGAACTGAAACAGATAATGAGCAATGGAGAATATAGTAGTATTGAACACAGGGCTGTAGTTGACTTTGAAAATGAACGCCTTTCAATAGCAGCATTCCATAGTCCTGGTATTGAAGCCGTGATCGGACCTTTAATGGAGCTATGTAAGGAGAAGACACCAAAATATAAGACGATCGATGTAAAGGATTACCTGAGGTTGATCATTACCAGCAAACTTGATGGAAAATGTCTCATTGATCACATGAAGATTTAATAGAAATTAACTCTTGCTCTATAACTTAATTAAATTGCATCAAGGATGATTAGAAGTGTGTCTCACCTTGGTTACTTTCTTTTGTTACCTtctatattgtaaaaaattgtTTCAAACATCAGTCATGACCAAAAGGGGATTGATGAGATAGAATACAAAAATGTTGTACGGATAATCTTGAAACAAGAATACACGAAAACTCTCACAAGAACACTCCCTTCTAACCAATTTGATGGTCGAATCATGCATATTTTCACACAAACACATTGGTAATATATCTTTTGTTGATTTTTCAAGATATTTCAAGtataataaaaccaaaaataataaaatatataataagggtatgccaaaaaaattttaaatgatcaataaactcttgtGAGCTTAAGATGGACTATCCATAGATGAAAAAACAATGTTTGATGGAAAGtttttaaaatgaataaaactTCCAATGTGTTTTAATATAACAGTATACTCGTTATGGAACTCCTTGAAAACTTACATCCCCACCTTTtctacttttaactttttatgcaAAAGGGTTAAGTTTGAACAAAAACGTAGATGTACTTAGGGAAATCAATAAGATATTAGGTTTGTCAACACCTAACTTAATACTATAACtaatttgttgtattttatgcATTTGGTTATTTGTTAATGAAGCATATATTTATGCTATTTAATTTATGGTATTTAAGGGCTATAAACAAATCAATTAATCTTGTCAGTTGTCACTGAAAAAAGATTACTACATTGTAACCACTGTTCAAGAACTTTGATGATCATCCTGACATCGTCTACAAATACCTCTTATATAAGCTAatattttataagtttatatatatagacggTTGagtagttgttttttttttatgttgatagaTCATAGACAACCACCAGCCATGAATTGGTCGACTACCATAAAGCATCGGTTTTTCAATGATTCCAAACTAGCATCacatatagatacaaaatatgACAAGAAGGCATGATAGATTCGACGGGTATATATAGATTCTCAAATCAAAGAAAGCGAGCAGGTATCATAAGTGATGGAAGAGAGTACGGATGAGATAATATATAGATCAAACTATGGTGGTTCAATTCCTGTTGATAATGTACAAGCTCTTGCATCTAAAGACTTGAAAGACATTCCCATTCGTTACATTCGACCAGAGATTGAGTCTGAAGAGGTATTAACCGATGAGTCACTGCAGATTCCAGTGATCGACATTAGCAAATTTACCGTTGTAGGACAACCTGGCTATTATGATGAACTGGCAAAACTTCATGTTGCTTGTAAAGATTGGGGTTTCTTCCAGGTAACCAAATACATATGAC
This genomic window contains:
- the LOC122598916 gene encoding S-norcoclaurine synthase 1-like; amino-acid sequence: MEENTDEIIHRSEYGGSIPVDNVQALASKDLKDIPIRYIRPEIESEEVLTDESLQIPVIDISKLIVAGQPGYDDELAKLHVACKDWGFFQLINHGISETIDAMKEVTKEFFKLPLEEKIKYAQISSSIEGYGQAFVVSQEQKLDWGDMLFLLPLPVPQRNMRFWPQNPNSFRTTLDEYSSKLYGLSIKLFELISINLGIKAEEIIKVYEKCTQGIRMNYYPPCPEAHKVVGLAPHSDATGLTLLVQVNEVQGLQIKKNSKWVPIKPILGSIIVNIGDVMEIMSNGEYSSIEHRAVVDFENERLSIAAFHSPGIEAVIGPLMELCKEKTPKYKTIDVKDYLRLIITSKLDGKCLIDHMKI